GGACTACGCCCGCGAGGTGCTGGCGCTCAAGGCCGCGCCGCGCGAAGGGGCGCACGGCCCCTGCCGGGTGCTTTTCGGCATGGAAATGGACTGGCTGGACGGGCAGGAGGACTTTACCCGCACCGCCTGCAAGGCCTATGACTTCGACTATCTCTTGGGCAGCGTGCATTTTCTTGGGCGCTGGGGCTTTGACGACGGCGTGGAGCCCTGGAAAAACGCCTCCCAGGAGGAGTGCGAAAGCCGCTATACGGCCTATTTCACGGCCTGGGAGGCCATGCTCCGCTCCGGCCTGTTCAATATCGCGGCCCACCCGGACCTGATCAAAATTTTCTCCGTGGAGCAGTTCCACATCTGGCTGGCCAAGCTGGAGAGCCTGGCGCACATCCGCCGCTGCCTGACGGCCCTGCGCGATGCGGGCATGGCTATGGAAATCTCCTCGGCCGGGCTGCGCAAAACCTGCCGCGAAATCTACCCGGCCCCGCCGATCATGGCCCTGGCCGCCGAGCTGGGCCTGCCCGTCAGCTTCGCCTCGGACGCCCACGGCACGGACGA
The sequence above is drawn from the Desulfovibrio porci genome and encodes:
- a CDS encoding histidinol-phosphatase; translated protein: MITVDLHTHTKYSHGANTPAEMYASALDKGLTLLGFSEHSPRPQGFDYQHEYRERLSRHLPDYAREVLALKAAPREGAHGPCRVLFGMEMDWLDGQEDFTRTACKAYDFDYLLGSVHFLGRWGFDDGVEPWKNASQEECESRYTAYFTAWEAMLRSGLFNIAAHPDLIKIFSVEQFHIWLAKLESLAHIRRCLTALRDAGMAMEISSAGLRKTCREIYPAPPIMALAAELGLPVSFASDAHGTDDVAYGFARLASYAKAFGFTEYVFFDKGRMTALPL